From Dehalococcoidales bacterium, the proteins below share one genomic window:
- a CDS encoding endonuclease domain-containing protein encodes MLPYNKNLKQHSRQLRKDMTDAERTLWAKIRMRQLKGYHFYRQKPIGDYIVDFYCSKAKLIIEIDGSQHFSDEMAEDDRIRDEYLSSLGLRVLRFTNADVLVHGESVIERIIENIE; translated from the coding sequence ATGCTACCCTACAATAAGAACTTGAAACAGCATTCCAGGCAACTCAGAAAGGATATGACTGATGCTGAAAGGACACTCTGGGCGAAGATACGGATGAGACAACTAAAAGGCTACCACTTCTACAGGCAGAAACCCATCGGCGATTATATAGTCGACTTCTATTGTTCTAAGGCAAAGCTGATTATTGAGATTGATGGTAGCCAGCACTTTTCTGATGAGATGGCTGAGGACGACAGAATAAGGGATGAGTACCTGAGTAGTCTTGGTTTGAGAGTTCTGAGGTTTACCAACGCCGATGTGCTGGTACATGGCGAGAGTGTCATTGAGAGAATAATTGAGAATATTGAATAA